One genomic segment of Gemmatimonadota bacterium includes these proteins:
- a CDS encoding porin, protein MQKLLTAALMLVSATSLAAQSRTVAGTVRSRPVVMVGAPVQVSAPIAGAVVHLKDETISVRTDANGAFRIEMPALSSEILVVSHPDYDAAEVTVAGQTTIDVLLLSSIRYNQYGVVVDRKPVVPETRDGLMVFESKDGVYRFWFDVRLNIDGALITGDKLNENGSGAEVRRARMAMKGQFRENWYGELDMDFADSRADLKDAYLMYMPNRNFNVKWGNFKEVFSMEQNTSSRYLTFMERPMVTRALTPARTLGTHVVYSRGWLLAAGGVHFQDVGGWEEVQNRKDNNADFGADEGYSLTGKIILMPFAGDNTKGLHFGLAQSYRTAKLDDDIGTMRFDVRGPANVNRRKYVDTDRIQNVDHAVHANFEAAGYYKGWKVAGEYTTAAITSKVDSIAVADLKGHYVAASRLLFGGGYQYNANDGEFTQPRLGRGWGDLELAARYEYINLTDLGAFVQGGGSEAWTLGMNFYPNNNVKFMVNYSLVNNDRYANGRGRLNVGTTATGAKTPNPQLIVEKDGKAGEDYRVLAFRVQVSF, encoded by the coding sequence GTGCAGAAACTTCTCACGGCAGCGCTGATGCTGGTGAGTGCGACATCCCTCGCAGCGCAGAGCCGAACCGTCGCCGGTACGGTGCGCTCCCGCCCGGTCGTGATGGTCGGGGCCCCGGTTCAGGTGTCGGCTCCCATTGCGGGCGCGGTGGTCCACCTCAAGGACGAGACCATCTCCGTCCGGACCGACGCCAACGGCGCCTTCCGGATCGAGATGCCCGCCCTCTCGTCGGAGATTCTGGTGGTGTCCCACCCGGACTACGACGCGGCGGAGGTCACCGTCGCCGGGCAGACCACGATCGACGTCCTGCTGCTCTCCTCCATCCGCTACAACCAGTATGGTGTCGTCGTGGACCGGAAGCCGGTGGTCCCGGAGACCCGTGACGGCTTGATGGTCTTCGAGAGCAAGGACGGCGTCTACCGCTTCTGGTTCGACGTCCGACTCAACATCGACGGGGCGCTGATCACCGGCGACAAGCTCAACGAGAACGGCAGCGGCGCCGAGGTGCGGCGCGCCCGGATGGCGATGAAGGGTCAGTTCCGCGAGAACTGGTACGGCGAGCTCGACATGGACTTTGCCGACTCGCGCGCCGATCTGAAGGACGCCTACCTGATGTACATGCCGAATCGGAACTTCAACGTGAAGTGGGGCAACTTCAAGGAAGTCTTCTCGATGGAGCAGAACACCAGCAGTCGCTACCTGACGTTCATGGAGCGGCCGATGGTGACCCGCGCCCTGACCCCGGCCCGGACGCTCGGCACCCACGTGGTCTACAGTCGCGGCTGGCTGCTCGCCGCGGGTGGCGTGCACTTCCAGGATGTCGGCGGGTGGGAAGAAGTCCAGAATCGGAAGGACAACAACGCCGACTTCGGCGCCGATGAGGGCTACTCGCTGACTGGCAAGATCATCCTGATGCCGTTCGCTGGCGACAACACGAAGGGGCTGCATTTCGGCCTGGCGCAGTCGTATCGCACCGCCAAGCTCGATGATGACATCGGCACGATGCGCTTCGACGTCCGCGGGCCAGCCAACGTGAACCGGCGGAAGTACGTCGACACCGACCGCATCCAGAACGTGGACCATGCCGTGCATGCCAACTTCGAGGCGGCGGGTTACTACAAGGGGTGGAAGGTGGCCGGGGAGTACACCACGGCCGCGATCACCAGCAAGGTGGACTCGATCGCGGTGGCCGACCTGAAGGGGCATTACGTGGCGGCCAGTCGCCTGCTCTTCGGCGGAGGCTACCAGTACAACGCCAATGACGGCGAGTTCACGCAGCCCCGTCTCGGACGCGGCTGGGGCGACCTCGAACTGGCGGCACGCTACGAGTACATCAACCTGACCGACCTCGGCGCCTTCGTGCAGGGCGGCGGGTCGGAGGCGTGGACGTTGGGGATGAACTTCTATCCGAACAACAACGTGAAGTTCATGGTCAACTACTCGCTGGTGAACAACGACCGGTATGCCAACGGCCGTGGTCGCCTCAATGTCGGCACCACCGCGACCGGCGCCAAGACCCCGAATCCGCAGTTGATCGTCGAGAAGGATGGCAAGGCGGGTGAGGACTATCGGGTGCTCGCGTTTCGGGTGCAGGTCTCCTTCTGA
- a CDS encoding CsbD family protein — MNKDIIAGNWKQLRGKVQQRWGKLTNDELDVIAGKKDVLVGKVQEHYGQAKEEAQRDVDELWESADDELKG; from the coding sequence ATGAACAAGGACATCATCGCTGGCAACTGGAAGCAGTTGCGTGGCAAGGTACAGCAGCGCTGGGGCAAGCTGACCAATGACGAGCTCGATGTGATCGCCGGCAAGAAGGACGTTCTGGTCGGCAAGGTTCAGGAGCACTACGGTCAGGCCAAGGAAGAGGCGCAGCGCGACGTGGACGAACTCTGGGAGTCGGCGGACGACGAACTCAAGGGCTGA
- a CDS encoding sigma-70 family RNA polymerase sigma factor — MTGPVGELFREYHASLVRMLTRRTGDVDRAEEIAQEVFARAVAAPPRNPRPWLFAVALNLVREEGRRDVRQQRRLVLYKAEQPAAFEAPDDAMERGDRQALVRAALDQLSARDRDALLLKAEGFSYDDIAATLGLARGAVGTTLSRARQKLVEAYRAGEGRHDIAS, encoded by the coding sequence ATGACCGGACCGGTGGGAGAGCTCTTCCGCGAATACCACGCTTCGCTCGTGCGCATGCTCACGCGGCGCACGGGCGACGTGGATCGCGCGGAGGAGATCGCGCAGGAGGTCTTTGCGCGCGCGGTGGCCGCCCCACCGCGCAACCCGCGGCCGTGGCTCTTCGCCGTGGCACTCAACCTGGTGCGCGAGGAAGGGCGGCGCGACGTCCGGCAACAGCGACGGCTCGTGCTCTACAAGGCGGAGCAGCCGGCGGCCTTCGAGGCGCCGGACGACGCCATGGAGCGCGGTGATCGGCAGGCGCTGGTGCGTGCGGCCCTCGACCAGCTCTCGGCGCGGGACCGCGACGCGCTGCTGCTCAAGGCCGAAGGATTCAGCTACGACGACATTGCGGCCACGCTGGGACTGGCCCGGGGAGCGGTCGGCACGACGCTCTCCCGCGCCCGCCAGAAGCTGGTCGAGGCCTACCGCGCCGGGGAGGGACGCCATGACATCGCATCTTGA
- a CDS encoding serine/threonine protein kinase produces MTIDVATLQARLTASLQGELEVLGVLGIGGFGAVFRAHDPVLGRDVAIKVLDPVGGLSTEARDRFLQEARVVATVEHPHIVPLYAAEVRDGLLCLTMRMVPGRSLADRLAAEPRLEPGEALRVAHEVAQALAAAHARGVVHRDVKPENILLDADGHAIVTDFGISLVTGRESERTPGMAIGTPQYLSPEQALGEEVDGRADVYSLGVALYEMLAGRLPFTATTTAGILAKQILETPPALGTLRPELPTALVAAVEHAMAKAPSARPDGKAFAAELAAARTPEALLAPAVVKRKRRWRRIRLMAVIGVTAAIALGFGFWVIVQLFRGFSGGVLPDLSAVGSSVPPALLEEARADGSLQAGELVRYAFVPGNSAWNEGLLLTKDAVIRRTPQGPRRHPLGDLNINLYFNGTTRGLIIIDPATGVPDTLYRSLSGAELGALTSALAIAKDSLK; encoded by the coding sequence ATGACGATCGATGTCGCCACGCTCCAGGCCCGACTGACCGCCTCGCTCCAGGGGGAGCTCGAGGTGCTGGGGGTCCTCGGCATTGGGGGCTTTGGCGCCGTCTTCCGGGCACACGATCCGGTGCTCGGGCGCGACGTCGCCATCAAGGTGCTCGACCCGGTCGGCGGCCTTTCGACCGAGGCCCGCGATCGCTTCCTCCAGGAGGCGCGCGTGGTCGCGACCGTCGAACACCCCCACATCGTCCCGCTCTATGCCGCCGAGGTGCGCGACGGCCTGCTTTGCCTGACGATGCGGATGGTGCCGGGGCGCTCCCTCGCCGATCGCCTGGCCGCTGAACCGCGACTCGAGCCGGGCGAGGCGCTCCGCGTGGCGCACGAGGTTGCCCAAGCGCTCGCCGCGGCGCACGCACGCGGCGTGGTGCACCGCGACGTCAAGCCGGAGAACATCCTCCTCGACGCCGATGGGCACGCCATCGTGACCGACTTCGGGATCTCCCTGGTCACCGGCCGGGAGAGCGAGCGCACGCCGGGCATGGCGATTGGCACCCCGCAATACCTCTCGCCGGAGCAGGCGCTCGGTGAGGAGGTCGACGGTCGCGCCGATGTCTATTCGCTCGGCGTGGCGCTCTACGAGATGTTGGCAGGCCGGCTTCCCTTCACGGCCACCACGACCGCAGGGATCCTGGCCAAGCAGATCCTCGAGACGCCGCCCGCCCTCGGCACGCTGCGCCCTGAACTGCCGACCGCGCTCGTCGCCGCGGTTGAGCACGCGATGGCCAAGGCGCCGTCCGCACGCCCTGACGGGAAGGCGTTTGCCGCGGAGCTCGCCGCGGCGCGGACGCCGGAGGCGCTGCTTGCGCCTGCCGTGGTCAAGCGCAAGCGCCGCTGGCGGCGGATTCGCCTGATGGCGGTCATCGGTGTCACGGCCGCGATCGCGCTCGGCTTCGGTTTCTGGGTGATCGTCCAGCTCTTTCGCGGCTTCAGCGGCGGTGTCCTCCCCGACCTGAGCGCGGTCGGTTCGAGCGTGCCGCCGGCACTCCTCGAGGAGGCACGGGCCGACGGCTCGCTGCAGGCCGGCGAGCTGGTGCGCTACGCCTTCGTCCCCGGCAACTCCGCGTGGAACGAGGGGCTGCTGCTGACCAAGGACGCGGTGATCCGGCGCACGCCGCAGGGGCCACGCCGGCATCCGCTCGGGGACTTGAACATCAATCTCTACTTCAACGGCACGACCCGTGGCCTGATCATCATCGACCCGGCCACGGGTGTTCCCGACACGCTCTATCGCTCGCTCTCCGGCGCCGAGCTCGGCGCACTGACCTCCGCGCTCGCGATCGCCAAGGACTCCCTGAAGTAG
- a CDS encoding N-acetyltransferase — translation MGRLSAHSVPRVRAIIDPTTLAQDRPMDIRFTESGHRGTFTAHDGDTIAGKLVTSRMNASHLIIEHTEVAPSHAGTGLGKALVAAAVEWARANHQRFLPLCPFAKAIFDRTPSYSDVRQGG, via the coding sequence ATGGGCCGCCTTTCCGCGCATTCGGTGCCACGCGTCCGCGCGATCATCGACCCGACCACCTTGGCGCAGGACAGACCCATGGACATCCGCTTCACTGAGTCCGGCCACCGCGGCACCTTCACGGCACACGATGGCGATACCATCGCCGGCAAGCTCGTCACATCCCGGATGAACGCCTCGCACTTGATCATCGAGCACACCGAGGTCGCGCCGAGTCATGCCGGCACTGGCCTCGGCAAGGCGCTGGTTGCGGCGGCCGTGGAATGGGCACGCGCCAACCACCAGCGCTTCCTCCCGCTCTGCCCCTTCGCCAAGGCGATCTTCGACCGGACCCCCAGCTATAGCGATGTGCGCCAGGGGGGATAG
- a CDS encoding VWA domain-containing protein has product MRPIIPQLLFALLPLAPLAAQGWIDERPVGPGPVRSSPAIERVGSTVRVTIDGRIARFEVEERFRNTGRGIAEGTYHYPMPGEALFTDFSLFQGEKELKGEMMPADQARGIYEGIVRQLKDPALITLVGHGLIRAQVFPIQPGETRTVILRYNQLLARDGDALHLRYAAGLRGDAPVAVRFDVAREGEYATPYSPTHPISQSRRDGTLRITITPPVRGDVDLVLPFRRGLVGGTVLSHAIPGEDGYALLFLSPPPASDNAVVARDLTFVVDVSGSMSGDKMEQARTALRQALGTLTARDRFRLIAFSSGVRPFRDGYATATPANLRQAREFVDGLNATGGTNLQGALDAALAERADAERMSLIFFLTDGLPSVGENAPDKIAASAAGRIGRHRIFTFGVGHDVNTYLLDRLAVEGRGSATYVAPGADVGDAVGGVMSKLSRPALSDLRIVSAPVRFLDQAPAALPDLFYGEELVVLTRYRGAGDGPVVIEGTRDGRRERFSLAGHFDRQSSDNDYIAPLWAGRRIGELSRQLRLEGSSPELIGQIRDLGLRYGILTEYTSYLVQEPGVVAMGGGRPVLPAAPAGAAEARRMTGERAFESARSDAAMAKSNTLADARDQVATRQLIGAAVGRTEAAATRRLAGRIFAKRGNVWTDVNHQDSFKVTTIAPFSPAWFALAKARPALAEALGLDAPVIVAGRHTSVKVAEGGLTTWSAGALDRFLTEFDGR; this is encoded by the coding sequence ATGCGACCCATCATTCCGCAGCTCCTGTTTGCCCTCCTCCCGCTGGCGCCGCTGGCCGCCCAGGGGTGGATCGATGAACGCCCCGTGGGCCCAGGCCCCGTCCGCTCTTCTCCCGCCATCGAACGCGTCGGTTCCACGGTCCGCGTGACCATCGACGGCCGGATCGCCCGCTTCGAGGTTGAAGAGCGCTTCCGCAACACCGGCCGCGGCATCGCCGAAGGGACCTACCACTATCCGATGCCCGGTGAGGCGCTCTTCACCGACTTCTCCCTCTTTCAGGGCGAGAAGGAGCTGAAGGGGGAGATGATGCCCGCCGATCAGGCCCGCGGCATCTACGAGGGAATCGTCCGCCAGCTCAAGGATCCCGCGCTGATCACCCTCGTTGGTCACGGCCTGATCCGCGCGCAGGTCTTCCCGATCCAGCCCGGCGAGACCCGCACCGTGATCCTCCGCTACAACCAGCTCCTGGCCCGCGACGGCGATGCCCTGCACCTCCGCTATGCCGCCGGGCTGCGCGGCGACGCGCCGGTGGCGGTGCGCTTTGACGTGGCGCGCGAGGGCGAATACGCCACCCCGTACTCACCGACGCATCCGATCTCTCAGAGTCGCCGTGATGGTACGCTCCGCATCACCATCACGCCGCCGGTGCGCGGCGACGTCGACCTCGTACTGCCGTTCCGCCGCGGCCTCGTCGGTGGCACCGTGCTGTCTCACGCGATCCCAGGTGAAGATGGCTATGCCCTCCTCTTCCTCTCGCCGCCGCCAGCCAGTGACAACGCCGTCGTCGCCCGTGACTTGACCTTCGTGGTCGACGTCTCCGGCTCGATGAGTGGCGACAAGATGGAGCAGGCGCGCACCGCGCTGCGCCAGGCCCTCGGCACACTCACCGCGCGCGACCGCTTCCGACTGATTGCCTTCAGCAGCGGCGTCCGTCCCTTCCGTGACGGCTACGCCACGGCGACGCCCGCCAATCTCCGCCAGGCGCGCGAGTTCGTCGACGGCCTCAACGCCACCGGCGGGACGAACCTGCAGGGCGCCCTCGATGCGGCACTCGCCGAGCGTGCCGACGCGGAGCGGATGTCGCTGATCTTCTTCCTCACCGATGGCCTGCCATCAGTCGGCGAGAATGCCCCCGACAAGATTGCGGCGAGCGCCGCAGGACGGATCGGCCGGCACCGCATCTTCACCTTTGGTGTCGGGCACGACGTGAACACCTACTTGCTCGATCGGCTCGCCGTCGAGGGCCGCGGCTCGGCCACGTATGTCGCGCCGGGTGCGGATGTCGGTGATGCCGTCGGTGGCGTGATGAGCAAGCTGTCGCGCCCCGCCCTCTCCGACTTGCGCATTGTGAGTGCGCCGGTGCGCTTCCTCGACCAGGCACCGGCCGCCCTCCCCGATCTCTTCTACGGCGAGGAGTTGGTGGTCCTGACACGCTATCGCGGCGCCGGGGATGGACCGGTCGTGATCGAAGGGACGCGCGATGGTCGCCGGGAGCGCTTCAGCCTCGCTGGGCACTTTGATCGCCAGTCCTCGGACAACGACTATATCGCCCCGCTCTGGGCCGGGCGACGGATCGGTGAACTGAGCCGCCAGCTCCGCCTCGAAGGGTCGTCGCCCGAGTTGATCGGGCAGATCCGCGACCTCGGCCTCCGCTATGGCATCCTGACCGAGTACACCTCGTATCTGGTGCAGGAACCCGGCGTCGTGGCGATGGGTGGTGGTCGCCCCGTGCTTCCGGCAGCACCCGCTGGTGCGGCCGAGGCGCGGCGGATGACCGGCGAACGTGCCTTCGAGAGCGCCCGCAGCGATGCCGCGATGGCGAAGAGCAACACGCTCGCCGATGCACGCGATCAGGTCGCCACACGCCAGCTGATCGGGGCAGCGGTCGGCCGGACTGAGGCCGCCGCCACCCGTCGGCTCGCCGGACGTATCTTTGCCAAGCGGGGCAACGTCTGGACCGACGTGAACCACCAGGATTCGTTCAAGGTCACGACGATCGCCCCTTTCTCGCCCGCCTGGTTCGCGCTGGCCAAGGCGCGGCCGGCACTCGCCGAGGCACTCGGCCTCGACGCCCCGGTGATTGTCGCCGGTCGGCACACCTCGGTGAAGGTCGCCGAGGGTGGCCTGACCACGTGGAGCGCCGGTGCGCTCGACCGCTTCCTGACGGAGTTCGACGGCCGATGA